ATTAACACATCAGGTCAGGTACAAGAGTTATGATGACATTGAGCGTGATAAGCAATGGTGGAGTACACCTTTTGTGTCTGACTTTCTTGCAAAGAGCAGCCTAGGATCTGCTCTTAGGTCGGTCCTTGGATCTGAAACTGTAAATGCAAGTCAGTTTGTGCAATCCGCATTTGGTCAACTGAGTTCTTTCACTGACACGAAGGCTCAAAATCCTTTTGATACTGAATCTGAGGTTTCTGAAAGGCCCGAGGAATCCCTGGATAACTCTATTGGACCAAATGAACTTCAACAGAAGAAGATTGATTCAAAAGTTTCTGGGGACAATTCAGATTCTCAGAGTGAACCTGTATCTACTGCTGCAGTTGTTAAAAGTGAAGGAAATACGCCACTTGATACGAAGGAACCTGATGACTTCTGGAGTGCTTTCACCAACACACTAAACCAAAACGTTATAAAAAACTTCGGAATTTCTCTTCCCGAGGCCAAGCAATTGGATGGATTTGACTTATTAAGTTCCCTTGGTTCGAAATCACGTGAAATCGCGGAACAGGTGTATTTGGATTCCGGACTGGCAACATCAGATACCTCAACTAGTGATGGCAGTGAAACAACTCCTGAACTTACAGTCGGTATTGATGATAAAGATAGCACAATGCCAACTAAAGAGGCTGCACAGGCTTCATTTCCAGACATTAATGAAGTATCTCGGGATGTATTGTCCCAAACAGAGAATATACTAGGAGCTTTGGTGATCCTTTCTAAGAATTTCTCATCGCAAGAGAAGGGTTCAGAAACTATTGACGAAGCGGACGTGAAAGATGGTTTGATTGGAGAAGATCAAGGTGCTGCGGATTCCATTGATAAGGCTGGTGCTGTTGCATCCACCAAAGAGCCCAAAGATACAAAGAAAGCAGATGACACACAACAACTGTTTGCAAGTGCAGAGACTGCCGTGGAGGCATGGGCTATgctggccacttcaatggggcgttcCAGTTTTATAAAATCAGACTTTGAGAAGATATGTTTTCTGGACAATGGTTCAACAGACACACAGGTTAGTAACATTAGTTGTTGTGCTATTTGTGAGTCTACTATCTCTTTGCCCTTATGTTGTGTTGCCAATGCTAACAAATGTCGCCAGGTCGCCATTTGGCGTGATTCTTCACGAAGAAGGCTGGTTGTTGCTTTTCGAGGAACTGAGCAAGTATGAAATGGCATGAAGGACCCACTTGCGTTCTTTGAATATAAAGGCAATAATTATTTTTTCACCTCCCatcttatttattttgttttctgtgtCATTTCCAGACAAGGTGGAAGGATTTGGTAACTGACTTAAATCTTGTGCCGGCTGGGTAAGAGTCAACACACCTAGCCTTTTTCTCCTTTCATTAGTTATAGTATGTTTCCATTTCTAATACTTACTAGAATTGTAATGAATTTTACTATATTACACATCATATTTTGAAGTTGATTGCAGACTAAACCCTGAGAGGTTGGGTGGTGATTTCAAGCAGGAAGTTCAAGTTAGTTATATAATCTCTTCAGTCACTTGTTTATCCATTTCTGTAAGTTTATGCTTACCAACTTCTTGCCATCTTATATTTCAGGTTCACAGTGGATTCTTAAGTGCATATGATTCTGTTAGGAACAGGATCATGGTTCTTATCAAATACGCCATTGGATATATGTGAGTATGTCGTAACAAATTAAGCATCTCTTGAAGTATAAAAAGTACCAGTTCAGTCCAATATGATGCGGCATGAAAACCTCAAGTTTTACCTTTTGTGCACGCTCTTGCCATTCTCCAGTTGTTACTGCTATCACACAAAATAAATTATTGCGAAAGCAACCGTACAGGCTGGTATATACCAATCTCTTTTTGTCAATTATTTATCTCAACTCTATTCATGGAGCATCTAATTTTTCCACTGTAGGGATGAAGAAGATGCAGAAACGATAGCTAAGTGGCATATCTATGTAACTGGACATAGTTTAGGTGGAGCTCTAGCAACCCTTCTTGCTCTCGAGCTTTCATCAAGTCAAATGACCAAGTAAGATCAAGCTGACCCTGATCCATACGCTTCTTGCTTCATATATAGGCAATGTGATATCATTCAGTCTAGGGTAAAAGCTGAAAGAAGTGCCAGTCAAACATTTAACACAGGGGATTCTTTGTTAAGCAATGCCACATACTTGCCTAAAGTGCTTTAACCCAGTTTAAGTGGCATGGCCTAGCACAGGGGATTCTTTGTTAAGAAATACCACATACTTGGCTAAAGTACTTCGTTAAGCAATGCCACGTAGGGTCATCCATGTAAGAGTATCCCCACCGGTGCCCCCCCCATGGCGCCCGGCAATTGCGCTGGAAGAGCCATTTGGGGCGCCGGTAGAAACTGCCGCCATTTGAGGCGAGGCTGTCCGCCCTGGCGCCTCCCAAATAGAGCCAGCAAACACATCTGTAATTCAGATTGGATAATTTTAACAAATAAAATGTGATGTCTACCTGCGACAGAAGCAGCTTGAAAATGCAATGCCTCCGTGTGCTGTGTTAGTAGAGATGAGACATTACTTTATGTGTCAAGCCATTTTCTAGTGACTTGTCACTCAAAGTAATGGCACATCTCTACTAACACAACACAAGAAGACATCACATTTTAAATCTGCTTGCAGCACAGGTTGGCATGGCATTTTATTTGTTTGAATATGCATAAATGTGTTTGGTTCGTGTGACAATTATCAATGAAGACTATACCGGCGCCTACTAGAATAGTTTCCATAGCACAAAGT
This region of Lolium perenne isolate Kyuss_39 chromosome 2, Kyuss_2.0, whole genome shotgun sequence genomic DNA includes:
- the LOC127335537 gene encoding uncharacterized protein isoform X2, which gives rise to MAPTSVCPIAPRLASVSGRPWSPPASYRAASTRCWSARRGRRRRWAGLRARCAGAEPAVEPGSESAPEEPVGDVEQAKPEFDLNLAVVLAGFAFEAYSSPPEDAGWRETDEAGCQTVFLSDVFLREVYDGQLVVRLKKGTSLPAMDPWGTSDPYVVLQLNGQTVKSQVKWATKEPTWNEDFTLNIRKSLENLLQVEAWDANLVTPHKRMGNAGLYLETLCDGNKHDITIELEGPGGGGTIDLEVRYKSYDDIERDKQWWSTPFVSDFLAKSSLGSALRSVLGSETVNASQFVQSAFGQLSSFTDTKAQNPFDTESEVSERPEESLDNSIGPNELQQKKIDSKVSGDNSDSQSEPVSTAAVVKSEGNTPLDTKEPDDFWSAFTNTLNQNVIKNFGISLPEAKQLDGFDLLSSLGSKSREIAEQVYLDSGLATSDTSTSDGSETTPELTVGIDDKDSTMPTKEAAQASFPDINEVSRDVLSQTENILGALVILSKNFSSQEKGSETIDEADVKDGLIGEDQGAADSIDKAGAVASTKEPKDTKKADDTQQLFASAETAVEAWAMLATSMGRSSFIKSDFEKICFLDNGSTDTQVAIWRDSSRRRLVVAFRGTEQTRWKDLVTDLNLVPAGLNPERLGGDFKQEVQVHSGFLSAYDSVRNRIMVLIKYAIGYMDEEDAETIAKWHIYVTGHSLGGALATLLALELSSSQMTKIGARVEEGLTSPSQDSLEVSPSFQLSRARSGNGEVATVGRAGVVAAPIVGDATDIGSCCSGTSRRDFGASIRGRRRPRFGGGNGCGVGQGDKEGAWDSVASMPPRRLFLHAMWCRHPRLTPTLRGRHRGRGRGD
- the LOC127335537 gene encoding uncharacterized protein isoform X4; this encodes MAPTSVCPIAPRLASVSGRPWSPPASYRAASTRCWSARRGRRRRWAGLRARCAGAEPAVEPGSESAPEEPVGDVEQAKPEFDLNLAVVLAGFAFEAYSSPPEDAGWRETDEAGCQTVFLSDVFLREVYDGQLVVRLKKGTSLPAMDPWGTSDPYVVLQLNGQTVKSQVKWATKEPTWNEDFTLNIRKSLENLLQVEAWDANLVTPHKRMGNAGLYLETLCDGNKHDITIELEGPGGGGTIDLEVRYKSYDDIERDKQWWSTPFVSDFLAKSSLGSALRSVLGSETVNASQFVQSAFGQLSSFTDTKAQNPFDTESEVSERPEESLDNSIGPNELQQKKIDSKVSGDNSDSQSEPVSTAAVVKSEGNTPLDTKEPDDFWSAFTNTLNQNVIKNFGISLPEAKQLDGFDLLSSLGSKSREIAEQVYLDSGLATSDTSTSDGSETTPELTVGIDDKDSTMPTKEAAQASFPDINEVSRDVLSQTENILGALVILSKNFSSQEKGSETIDEADVKDGLIGEDQGAADSIDKAGAVASTKEPKDTKKADDTQQLFASAETAVEAWAMLATSMGRSSFIKSDFEKICFLDNGSTDTQVAIWRDSSRRRLVVAFRGTEQTRWKDLVTDLNLVPAGLNPERLGGDFKQEVQVHSGFLSAYDSVRNRIMVLIKYAIGYMDEEDAETIAKWHIYVTGHSLGGALATLLALELSSSQMTKS
- the LOC127335537 gene encoding uncharacterized protein isoform X1 is translated as MAPTSVCPIAPRLASVSGRPWSPPASYRAASTRCWSARRGRRRRWAGLRARCAGAEPAVEPGSESAPEEPVGDVEQAKPEFDLNLAVVLAGFAFEAYSSPPEDAGWRETDEAGCQTVFLSDVFLREVYDGQLVVRLKKGTSLPAMDPWGTSDPYVVLQLNGQTVKSQVKWATKEPTWNEDFTLNIRKSLENLLQVEAWDANLVTPHKRMGNAGLYLETLCDGNKHDITIELEGPGGGGTIDLEVRYKSYDDIERDKQWWSTPFVSDFLAKSSLGSALRSVLGSETVNASQFVQSAFGQLSSFTDTKAQNPFDTESEVSERPEESLDNSIGPNELQQKKIDSKVSGDNSDSQSEPVSTAAVVKSEGNTPLDTKEPDDFWSAFTNTLNQNVIKNFGISLPEAKQLDGFDLLSSLGSKSREIAEQVYLDSGLATSDTSTSDGSETTPELTVGIDDKDSTMPTKEAAQASFPDINEVSRDVLSQTENILGALVILSKNFSSQEKGSETIDEADVKDGLIGEDQGAADSIDKAGAVASTKEPKDTKKADDTQQLFASAETAVEAWAMLATSMGRSSFIKSDFEKICFLDNGSTDTQVAIWRDSSRRRLVVAFRGTEQTRWKDLVTDLNLVPAGLNPERLGGDFKQEVQVHSGFLSAYDSVRNRIMVLIKYAIGYMDEEDAETIAKWHIYVTGHSLGGALATLLALELSSSQMTKDGVIFVTVYNFGSPRVGNRKFADVYNAKVKDSWRVVNHRDIIPTVPRLMGYCHVEAPIYLKSGNLKHALENKEILDDEDQGDEIGEYTPDVLVSEFMKGETQLVEKLLQTEINLLRSIRDGSAVMQHMEDFYYVTLLETVRSRYQAVDTTNEV
- the LOC127335537 gene encoding uncharacterized protein isoform X5; this translates as MGFLISDQCRTKEPTWNEDFTLNIRKSLENLLQVEAWDANLVTPHKRMGNAGLYLETLCDGNKHDITIELEGPGGGGTIDLEVRYKSYDDIERDKQWWSTPFVSDFLAKSSLGSALRSVLGSETVNASQFVQSAFGQLSSFTDTKAQNPFDTESEVSERPEESLDNSIGPNELQQKKIDSKVSGDNSDSQSEPVSTAAVVKSEGNTPLDTKEPDDFWSAFTNTLNQNVIKNFGISLPEAKQLDGFDLLSSLGSKSREIAEQVYLDSGLATSDTSTSDGSETTPELTVGIDDKDSTMPTKEAAQASFPDINEVSRDVLSQTENILGALVILSKNFSSQEKGSETIDEADVKDGLIGEDQGAADSIDKAGAVASTKEPKDTKKADDTQQLFASAETAVEAWAMLATSMGRSSFIKSDFEKICFLDNGSTDTQVAIWRDSSRRRLVVAFRGTEQTRWKDLVTDLNLVPAGLNPERLGGDFKQEVQVHSGFLSAYDSVRNRIMVLIKYAIGYMDEEDAETIAKWHIYVTGHSLGGALATLLALELSSSQMTKDGVIFVTVYNFGSPRVGNRKFADVYNAKVKDSWRVVNHRDIIPTVPRLMGYCHVEAPIYLKSGNLKHALENKEILDDEDQGDEIGEYTPDVLVSEFMKGETQLVEKLLQTEINLLRSIRDGSAVMQHMEDFYYVTLLETVRSRYQAVDTTNEV
- the LOC127335537 gene encoding uncharacterized protein isoform X3, which produces MGMMMHMPGTSDPYVVLQLNGQTVKSQVKWATKEPTWNEDFTLNIRKSLENLLQVEAWDANLVTPHKRMGNAGLYLETLCDGNKHDITIELEGPGGGGTIDLEVRYKSYDDIERDKQWWSTPFVSDFLAKSSLGSALRSVLGSETVNASQFVQSAFGQLSSFTDTKAQNPFDTESEVSERPEESLDNSIGPNELQQKKIDSKVSGDNSDSQSEPVSTAAVVKSEGNTPLDTKEPDDFWSAFTNTLNQNVIKNFGISLPEAKQLDGFDLLSSLGSKSREIAEQVYLDSGLATSDTSTSDGSETTPELTVGIDDKDSTMPTKEAAQASFPDINEVSRDVLSQTENILGALVILSKNFSSQEKGSETIDEADVKDGLIGEDQGAADSIDKAGAVASTKEPKDTKKADDTQQLFASAETAVEAWAMLATSMGRSSFIKSDFEKICFLDNGSTDTQVAIWRDSSRRRLVVAFRGTEQTRWKDLVTDLNLVPAGLNPERLGGDFKQEVQVHSGFLSAYDSVRNRIMVLIKYAIGYMDEEDAETIAKWHIYVTGHSLGGALATLLALELSSSQMTKDGVIFVTVYNFGSPRVGNRKFADVYNAKVKDSWRVVNHRDIIPTVPRLMGYCHVEAPIYLKSGNLKHALENKEILDDEDQGDEIGEYTPDVLVSEFMKGETQLVEKLLQTEINLLRSIRDGSAVMQHMEDFYYVTLLETVRSRYQAVDTTNEV